A single Pedobacter sp. PACM 27299 DNA region contains:
- a CDS encoding SPOR domain-containing protein yields MDMLSYLTVLIKTRKEVGIPGLGTIYKKKSPGRYDAATHSFLPPSFVLDFNAEVLEHSLLIDHICKQRNISPDSASYFIEKFVEEIKKQLEEHQEASLTPLGTLFQSSGTLIFKPLNDQNFGFDFYGLPPVKEEHSVPAATELRTEEVIPTTEQEANELAEIHEAPKAHQLSEEQQPTEEQLELENSNADLRDESSPVAAPVIEEIKEETQLLNEEVEYINDQQIVESNEKESIPEQDEQPVFEEITEVETPKQPLAQPEIESIGNIEEQPKAIFEEPAATTRPSINDSYAVASKLAETPIVVSTPIPAADQISNNTGFYNSNDEPEERPGIPIYLKILIALLLVLIGLAAGYFIRPDLFDPILKMGKNPIETPVATQPTVPVIDSLANSGSLQNTLPLNDTLKKDSVVNAKPASTTVTNDAQTAQVNAPAPQTGITYEVIGASVANQKEADRFIAQMKTLGLNAKAIAPIPGKKKIKISIATFNDYNSADAQIPALQKKLGIKDLYIHTNKPL; encoded by the coding sequence ATGGACATGTTATCATACCTTACAGTGCTTATTAAAACCCGTAAAGAGGTTGGAATCCCCGGACTTGGAACGATCTATAAAAAGAAATCACCGGGAAGGTATGATGCAGCAACACACTCCTTTTTGCCGCCCAGTTTCGTGCTGGATTTCAATGCGGAAGTGCTGGAGCATTCCTTGCTCATTGACCATATCTGTAAGCAAAGAAATATAAGTCCAGACTCCGCCAGTTATTTTATAGAAAAATTTGTTGAAGAAATAAAGAAACAATTGGAAGAACACCAGGAGGCCAGTTTAACGCCCCTGGGTACTTTATTTCAATCTTCAGGAACGCTTATCTTTAAGCCCTTAAATGATCAAAACTTCGGTTTTGATTTTTATGGTTTACCACCTGTCAAAGAGGAACATTCAGTACCAGCGGCAACAGAACTAAGGACTGAAGAAGTCATTCCTACTACAGAACAGGAAGCAAATGAACTGGCCGAAATACATGAAGCTCCTAAAGCCCATCAATTGAGCGAAGAACAGCAGCCAACTGAAGAACAGCTGGAACTTGAAAATAGCAATGCTGATCTTAGAGATGAGTCCAGTCCTGTTGCAGCTCCAGTTATTGAAGAGATAAAAGAAGAAACACAATTACTGAACGAAGAAGTTGAGTACATCAATGATCAACAAATAGTTGAATCCAATGAAAAAGAATCAATTCCTGAGCAGGATGAACAACCTGTTTTTGAAGAAATAACAGAAGTTGAAACACCAAAACAGCCGCTGGCTCAACCGGAGATTGAAAGTATTGGAAACATAGAAGAGCAGCCAAAAGCGATATTTGAAGAACCTGCTGCAACTACGCGTCCAAGCATTAACGATAGTTATGCAGTAGCCAGCAAACTGGCTGAGACGCCTATTGTAGTCAGCACTCCAATACCTGCAGCAGATCAGATCAGTAATAATACTGGTTTCTATAATTCTAATGATGAGCCTGAAGAAAGACCTGGAATCCCGATCTATCTGAAGATTCTGATCGCCCTTTTATTGGTGCTGATTGGATTGGCAGCAGGATATTTTATCAGACCTGATCTTTTCGATCCTATCTTAAAAATGGGTAAAAATCCGATCGAGACTCCTGTAGCTACACAACCTACTGTACCAGTTATAGACTCCCTTGCGAATTCAGGTAGCTTACAAAATACTTTACCATTAAATGATACCCTAAAAAAAGATTCAGTTGTGAATGCAAAACCTGCATCAACAACCGTAACGAATGATGCTCAAACTGCTCAGGTCAATGCTCCTGCGCCGCAAACAGGAATTACTTATGAAGTGATTGGTGCTTCAGTTGCCAATCAAAAAGAAGCCGATCGTTTTATTGCCCAAATGAAAACATTGGGATTAAATGCAAAAGCCATCGCTCCTATTCCTGGGAAAAAGAAAATAAAAATCAGCATTGCAACGTTTAATGACTACAACAGCGCCGATGCACAAATACCTGCACTGCAAAAAAAGTTAGGCATTAAAGATTTATATATACACACAAACAAACCATTATAA
- a CDS encoding ExbD/TolR family protein, translating into MNLRKRNKGTVEVHTSALNDIMFFLMLFFLLASAAVNPQVVKLLLPRSESGQQSAAQKTVTVSIDEKLNYYVDKERTSLEGIQPAIEVYQKASPDLTIVLYVARGVSIENTMAVFDVANKLKLKVVLAVEPKK; encoded by the coding sequence ATGAATCTACGCAAAAGAAATAAAGGAACTGTAGAGGTTCATACTTCCGCATTGAATGATATCATGTTCTTCCTCATGCTGTTTTTCCTGCTGGCATCTGCTGCAGTGAATCCGCAAGTGGTCAAACTGCTATTACCAAGATCGGAATCCGGACAGCAATCTGCGGCGCAGAAAACAGTGACCGTATCTATAGATGAAAAATTAAATTATTACGTAGATAAAGAACGTACCTCTCTGGAAGGTATTCAGCCGGCAATTGAAGTATATCAAAAAGCTTCTCCCGACCTGACTATCGTACTCTATGTAGCCAGAGGAGTTTCTATTGAAAATACCATGGCAGTATTCGACGTGGCGAATAAATTAAAGCTTAAAGTTGTACTCGCCGTAGAACCTAAGAAATAA
- a CDS encoding bifunctional folylpolyglutamate synthase/dihydrofolate synthase: protein MNYKQTLDYLYSKLPMFTRVGAVAYRKDLHNTIAMCEQLGNPQDKFKTIHVGGTNGKGSTSHMLAAILQQAGYKTGLYTSPHLKDFRERIRINGEMIPEAFVIDFVEEQQDIMEFLQPSFFEVTVAMAFSHFAKAEVDIAIIEVGLGGRIDSTNIITPELSVITNISLDHTNILGTTLPEIATEKAGIIKKDLPVVIGETQQETENIFLQKAEETNSPIYFADQELRLQQLKKTGKYLNVAVYSGNKLIYPDLDLDLNGAYQRKNVLTVIEAIQILKQQGFKIEEKAVYDALKNVKGLTGLQGRWQTLSENPLVICDTGHNIAGITEVVQNINDTPHDQLHIVIGMVKDKDITGVLQLLPTDAHYYFCQPDLERALPVLELAEQAKNYYLVGDVFPSVQLAFHAAKDNANANDLIFIGGSTFVVAEVL, encoded by the coding sequence ATGAACTATAAACAAACCCTCGATTACTTGTACAGTAAACTACCCATGTTTACTCGTGTTGGCGCTGTAGCCTATAGAAAAGACTTACACAACACCATCGCCATGTGCGAACAACTGGGAAATCCACAGGATAAATTCAAAACCATACATGTAGGTGGAACTAATGGCAAAGGTTCCACTTCACATATGCTTGCTGCCATCCTTCAACAGGCAGGATACAAAACAGGTTTGTACACCTCCCCGCACCTTAAAGATTTCAGAGAACGCATTAGAATTAACGGGGAGATGATCCCCGAAGCTTTTGTAATTGATTTTGTGGAAGAACAGCAAGACATCATGGAGTTCCTGCAGCCTTCATTTTTCGAAGTGACTGTAGCCATGGCTTTTTCTCATTTCGCTAAGGCAGAAGTAGACATCGCCATCATCGAAGTTGGACTTGGTGGAAGAATCGACTCTACCAATATCATCACTCCGGAGCTTTCCGTAATTACCAATATCAGCTTAGACCATACTAATATACTGGGGACTACCCTGCCGGAAATTGCAACCGAAAAAGCAGGGATCATTAAAAAAGACCTGCCGGTAGTGATCGGAGAAACCCAGCAAGAAACTGAAAATATATTCCTTCAGAAAGCTGAAGAAACCAATAGCCCCATCTATTTTGCAGATCAGGAACTGCGTTTGCAGCAGCTAAAAAAAACAGGTAAATATTTGAATGTAGCAGTTTACAGTGGAAATAAGCTAATATATCCTGACCTGGACTTAGACCTCAATGGAGCTTATCAGCGTAAAAACGTGCTGACAGTCATTGAAGCCATTCAAATATTAAAGCAACAAGGTTTTAAAATCGAAGAAAAAGCAGTTTATGATGCACTAAAAAATGTAAAAGGACTTACTGGCTTGCAAGGAAGATGGCAGACCTTAAGCGAAAACCCGTTAGTAATCTGCGATACCGGTCATAACATTGCAGGGATCACAGAGGTTGTACAAAATATCAATGATACCCCACATGATCAGTTACACATCGTAATTGGGATGGTGAAAGATAAAGACATCACTGGTGTTTTACAGTTGCTGCCAACAGACGCACATTATTACTTCTGTCAGCCTGATTTAGAACGCGCATTACCTGTGTTAGAACTGGCAGAGCAGGCCAAGAATTATTATTTAGTTGGTGATGTCTTTCCAAGTGTTCAATTGGCCTTTCATGCAGCGAAAGACAATGCAAACGCTAATGACCTGATTTTCATAGGTGGCAGCACTTTTGTGGTTGCTGAAGTACTATAA
- the pafA gene encoding alkaline phosphatase PafA: MKRVYLLFSALLITCSVSMAQKKTVTVSKKDFPASVDRPKLVVGLVIDQMRWDYLYRYYSRYSAGGFKRLINEGFSAENTFIPYTPTYTACGHASIYTGSVPAINGIIGNDWYDPQLGRNVYCAEDTSVTSVGSTTMAGVMSPNNMLTTTITDELRLATNFQGKVIGISLKDRGSILPAGHSANAAYWFDGQTGDWITSTYYMANLPSWMQDYNKMKLANKFYEKNWPTLYPIETYTQSTADDKSYEGKARGEQSPTFPHPLKLYMGKNYEMIKSTPYGNTMTLDLAKLAIASEDLGKDNITDFLAVSCSSTDYVGHQYGPNSIEAEDTYLRLDKDLADFFDYLDKTVGKGNYLFFLSADHGAAHVPGFMAENKLPGGTVDDGPVMKELNGRLEEKFGVKKAIIKSMNNQIYFDHKLINNAKADFDAIKAFSIEFLKTQTGFMDAVDLNKVGASSLPEPIKTRIANGYNARRSGDIYFLLKSNYFDSSSKTGTTHGSWNPYDSHIPCVFMGWNVKPGKTNKTHYMTDIAATLAAMLHIQMPSGCVGEPITELTHQ, encoded by the coding sequence ATGAAAAGAGTTTACCTGTTATTTTCTGCACTGCTGATTACCTGCAGTGTATCCATGGCCCAAAAGAAAACAGTTACTGTTTCTAAAAAAGATTTCCCGGCGTCAGTCGACAGACCGAAACTGGTGGTTGGTTTGGTGATCGATCAAATGAGATGGGATTATCTTTACCGTTACTACAGCAGATACTCTGCCGGAGGTTTTAAAAGACTGATCAATGAAGGTTTCTCAGCAGAGAATACTTTTATCCCATACACGCCTACTTACACGGCCTGCGGTCATGCAAGTATCTATACCGGTTCTGTTCCAGCCATCAATGGAATTATTGGTAACGACTGGTACGATCCACAATTAGGTCGTAATGTATATTGCGCAGAAGATACCAGTGTAACCAGTGTTGGCAGTACCACAATGGCAGGTGTAATGTCTCCCAACAACATGCTGACTACTACCATTACTGACGAGCTTCGCCTGGCTACTAACTTCCAGGGAAAAGTGATCGGTATTTCACTGAAAGATCGTGGTTCTATCCTTCCTGCCGGACATTCAGCGAATGCAGCCTATTGGTTCGATGGCCAAACCGGCGACTGGATTACCAGTACCTACTACATGGCTAACCTTCCATCATGGATGCAGGATTACAATAAAATGAAATTGGCTAATAAGTTTTATGAAAAGAACTGGCCAACCTTATATCCAATCGAAACCTATACTCAAAGTACAGCAGACGATAAAAGCTATGAAGGAAAAGCCAGAGGCGAACAAAGTCCAACTTTCCCTCATCCATTAAAATTATACATGGGCAAGAATTATGAGATGATCAAAAGCACGCCTTATGGAAATACCATGACCTTAGACCTGGCTAAACTAGCAATCGCTTCGGAAGACCTTGGAAAAGATAACATCACCGATTTCCTTGCCGTAAGCTGCTCTTCTACGGATTATGTGGGTCACCAATATGGTCCAAACTCTATCGAAGCAGAAGATACTTACCTAAGATTAGACAAAGATCTTGCAGACTTTTTCGATTATCTGGATAAAACAGTAGGTAAAGGAAATTACTTATTTTTCTTATCAGCAGATCATGGAGCAGCACACGTACCAGGTTTCATGGCTGAAAACAAATTGCCAGGTGGAACAGTAGACGATGGCCCAGTTATGAAAGAATTAAATGGACGTTTAGAAGAGAAATTTGGGGTTAAAAAAGCCATTATTAAATCGATGAACAACCAGATCTATTTTGACCATAAACTGATCAATAATGCAAAAGCTGATTTTGATGCGATCAAAGCTTTCAGCATCGAGTTCTTAAAAACTCAAACTGGTTTTATGGATGCCGTTGATTTGAACAAAGTTGGTGCAAGCAGTCTACCTGAGCCGATCAAAACAAGGATAGCAAACGGCTACAATGCCAGAAGAAGCGGCGACATCTATTTTCTGCTGAAATCAAACTACTTCGACAGCAGCAGCAAAACAGGTACGACCCATGGTTCATGGAATCCTTATGATTCCCATATTCCATGCGTATTTATGGGCTGGAATGTAAAACCTGGAAAAACCAATAAAACACATTATATGACAGACATTGCAGCTACCTTAGCAGCCATGCTCCACATACAAATGCCTAGCGGCTGTGTTGGTGAACCCATCACAGAACTAACGCATCAATAA
- a CDS encoding MotA/TolQ/ExbB proton channel family protein produces MIALIQGANDSLNKIVDTANNASQAVTAAAPELHFIDLLFKGGWVMIPLAFLAFAGLVIFVERYITIRKASKTESNLMLHIKQYIHEGRLDNAITLCRNNSSPLARMLEKGLKRIGRPIKDIEAAIENNGKLEVSKLEKNIGILGIIAGIAPMLGFVGTIIGVITIFHDVSIKGAIEIGTISGGLYTKMITSATGLIIGIIAYVLYHILNMMVERIILRMETDAIEFIDLLEEPGK; encoded by the coding sequence ATGATCGCATTAATACAGGGTGCTAATGATAGCCTTAACAAAATTGTTGATACCGCGAATAACGCCAGTCAAGCCGTAACTGCAGCAGCTCCCGAACTACATTTCATCGACCTGCTCTTTAAAGGTGGCTGGGTAATGATTCCCCTGGCCTTCCTTGCATTTGCAGGTTTGGTAATTTTCGTTGAAAGGTACATCACCATCAGAAAGGCCTCTAAAACAGAGTCTAACCTGATGCTGCACATCAAACAATATATTCATGAAGGTAGATTAGACAATGCCATCACCCTATGTAGAAACAATAGTTCTCCATTAGCCAGAATGCTGGAAAAAGGTTTGAAAAGAATCGGCCGTCCAATCAAAGACATTGAAGCGGCAATTGAAAACAATGGAAAACTCGAAGTATCTAAACTGGAGAAAAATATTGGTATCCTGGGTATCATCGCCGGTATCGCACCTATGCTTGGTTTCGTAGGAACAATCATTGGGGTAATTACCATTTTCCATGATGTATCCATCAAAGGAGCTATTGAAATCGGAACCATCTCTGGTGGTCTTTATACTAAAATGATTACTTCTGCAACAGGGTTGATTATCGGTATTATCGCTTACGTATTGTACCATATCCTGAACATGATGGTAGAACGCATCATCTTAAGAATGGAAACTGACGCTATTGAGTTCATCGATTTATTAGAGGAGCCAGGAAAATAA